GCCAGCAGTAACGAATGGGCGACATTATTGCCATCACCCACGTATGCCAACTTAAGCCCCTTCAAAGTGCCGAATTTTTCCCAGATGGTTAAGAAGTCTGCCAAAACTTGGCTGGGGTGCTCCTCATCCGACAAACCATTGATGACTGGTACACTTCCGTACTTTGCCAAATCCACTACATCTTGATGATCAAATACTCTTGCCATGATGCCGTCTACAAACCTGCTCAAAACTCGAGCCGTGTCAGCAATGGTTTCACCACGTCTGAGCTGCATATCGTTGGAAGACAGATAAAGCGCGTAGCCACCAAGCTGGTACATACCCACTTCAAAAGCCACACGCGTTCTTGTGGAAGGTTTCTGGAATATCATGGCAAGTGTTTTCCCCTTCAAGTACTCGTGCCTCTTCCCTGCTAAGGTCTCCAACTTCAGCAATTTAGCGAATTCCAAAAGCTCCCAAAACTCTTCCTCAGTGAGATCAGCAATGGAGAGTAAATCCCTTCCCTTAAGTTTTACAGACACGTTACCACCTCATTTTCTCCATGATAACGTCTTTGAGTGTGGGCTTCCCAATTTCTTCAAGCTCGTACATGACACGTACGATGGGTTTGTTTACCTTAACCAATCTGCTTATGTTTATGGGAGTGCCAGAAACGATGACATCAGCAGGAACTCTGTTCAAAGTCTCCTCAAGATCTTTGATTTGTCGTTCACTGTAACCCATGGCAGGTAGAACCTCTTCCACTTGTCCGTACTTTGCATAGGTTTCAGCAATGGTCCCCACAGCATATGGTTTTGGTGAAACAATCTCAGCTGCACCATACTTTATAGCAGCAATGTATCCGGCTCCATAGGACATGCCACCGTGGGTCAGCGTGGGTCCATCTTCTACTACTACGACACGCTTATTTGCAATTTGGGAGATGTCCTCAACAAAAAGTGGGGAAGCTGCATCGATAAAGATGGCTTGTGGATTGACGTGCCTTACATTTTCCCTGACTTCTTCAATATCTTCAAAGTTTGCCGTGTCTTCCTTGTTTATGACCACCACATCAGCCATGCGCACATTCACTTCACCTGGGTGATAAGCGATTTCGTGTCCAGGTCTGTGAGGATCAACAACGGTAATCATGAGATCCGGCTTATAGAATGGAAAGTCGTTGTTGCCTCCATCCCATATAACAACGTCCGCCTCTTGCTCAGCTTGTCTGAGTATGGCTTCATAGTCCACTCCCGCATAAACTATTGCGCCGCGGTCAATATGTGGCTCATACTCTTCGCGCTCTTCAATGGTGCACTTATGATAATCAAGATCATCATAGGTGGCAAAACGCTGCACCTTCTGAGCCACCAAGTCACCGTAGGGCATGGGATGCCTTACCACAACGACCTTTTTACCCAGATCACGAAGTATTTCAACAACGCGGCGGGTAGTCTGGCTCTTTCCAGACCCGGTTCTGCCAGCGCATACGGCAATTACGGGCTTGCTGGATTCAACCATGGTCTGCTTAGGCCCGAGAAGCATGAAAGAAGCTCCTGCAACCATGGCTTGCGAAGCCTTGTGCATAACGTATTCGTGTGCAACGTCAGAGTAGCTAAACACTACCAAGTCCACATTGAATTTCTTAATAAGCTCATCCAACTGAGACTCTGGATAAATGTCGATACCATTTGGATAAAGAGAGCCTGCCAATTCTGCAGGGTACTTCCTGCCTTCAATGTTGGGAATCTGAGTAGCTGTGAAAGCGACTACTTCGTATTCTTCGTTGTCCCTGAAAAACACGTTAAAGTTGTGAAAATCGCGTCCAGCAGCCCCCATGATAATGACTTTCTTCTTCATGTGAACACCTCCTATGTAGTTACTACGGACTCAATGATGAAGTTTATTCCGATGTTAAAATTATATACAATGAAGAGCTTTTTTTTCTGCGGTATTCGCGTGGACAAAGTGGACTTTTCGGAGATATACGACAGTATACAAGATGATGCTTCAGTATACGTAGTTAAACAAGTAATCACATTAAATCCTGAAATCGCCTATGACAGCTGGCATAATGAAGAACTACATAAAGCACTTTTTGATGCCTCTTTCGTTATTCCCGATGGAACGGGGATTGTGATGGCAGCAAAAAGAAAAGGCTATTATCTACAAAGGCAACCCGGTATTGAGCTTGCGGAATACCTCCTCTCTAAAGGCGAAAACCTGTCTTTCTTTTTCTATGGAGCTCAGCCAGGTGTGGCTCACAAAGCTGTGGAAAACCTAAAAAAACGCTACAAGTTCAAGTTGGCTGGCATTGAACACGGCTATTCAAGTGAAGCCGAAGCCCTAAAAAAGATACAAGAAAGCGGTGCAGATGTACTGCTGGTGGCCACGGGCGCCCCGAAGCAAGATCTGTTTATATATAGGAATAAAGAAAAACTTGGAGTAAAATTGGCATTGGGAATTGGCGGTAGTTTTGACGTATGGGCAGGAATAAAAAAGAGAGCACCCAAATGGATGAGAAAACTCCATCTGGAATGGCTATGGAGAGCAGGATTAAACCCGAACCGCTGGAAACGGCTGGCAAAGGCATTTCGGTTTACTCTGATATGCAGATAGGGTTCCTGTGCACTACGCCATTCCACTACTATTTATTTGAGCCTGTTAAGAAACTCTTGAGCAATAGTAACTACGTTTTGGTAGAATCCAATCCTCGTCAATACAGATCTGCACGAGAATTCTTTAGAGACAGGCATGTGTTTGACGCAGTGGAAAACCCGCAAGTGATAAAAGATTTTGACGTATTGGTTTGCCCTTTTCTGATGCCTCTGGTTTACAAAGAAAATCAAGAAAAAATATTTGTGCGCATGGTTTATGGTTTGAGTAAAGCCACTTGGAACTACGGTTGGTGGAATATGTTGTTTGACGAATTTCTAGTTTATGGTAACTACGATGCAAAGATTCTGTCTTTTTATGGACCAACGGTGAAAATTGGCAATCCGAAATTTGACGATTGGTTCAATGGCAACGTTGAACCATACCCAGTAGAGCCAAACAAGAAAACCATATTGTACTTACCCACTTATGATGATTTGTCCACATTGTCTTGGGTGCTACCTGTTTTAAGCAAGATGGCAGAAAACTTCAATGTGATACTCAAGACCCACCATGGGACAAACGCCTCAGAACTAAAGAAAGTCTTTTCAAGAGTGGAAATACTGGGAGGCGACGTGGACATCTTGCCCCTACTAGCTTCGGCCGATGTGGTAGTCTCCGATTACTCTGGCGCCATTTTCGATGCTATCTTGGCCGAAAAGCCCTTGGTTTTAGCTGATATACCGGGAGCTGAAACGTTCCCAAGTACCACGCCTAGCAGCTTGGAGCACGTAGTGCGTAACTACGCACTGCACACCAGCGACCAAGCTTTACTACGTGATTACATAGTGCAGGCGCTGGAGGAAGATCCTTACTTGGAAAAGCGTAAGGAAGTAGCTCAAGAATGGTTTGCTGTACGTGACGGAACGAGCGGGCAAAGAGCCGCTCAAGCCATAGTCAATGCACAGAAAGATCAGCGTGAAGAAAAACGTTTTGTACAAAAGGCTTTGCTGACATCAACTGAGTTCAACAAGGACCTTTATAAGAAAAAAGCTGAGCGCTTCCTGGGAAAATATTTTTCTTGGCTATAATGTTAAAATGAAAGCGTGTTTTCTTAAGTTAAGGAAACTGAGGAGGTGCAAAACAAACTATGGTAAGAGTGATTATAAAGAACGAACTGCAGAAAGAAGAAGATTTTAAAGGCGCTTGCCAAACAGCCTGCAAAACGTCAGCAACTGTGAGCAACGTCACCTTCGAACCTGAGCAGTGAGTCTTTACCCATTTTCTCTTTTAGGCCGTTTCTTCGTCGTCCACGAAGAAACGGGCTCTTTTTTTGAAGTTGACCAGGAAGTTTTTGAAAACGTTCAGCAAGGCGAATGCCCTGATGAGCTCACAGCTGTGTTACCTGAGCAGCCCACCTTGGAATGGCTCAGAAACCAACTTGAACAGAGACCAAGGCAGCTTAGTGCGTTGTGTCTGAACGTAACTCATACTTGCAACATGGCTTGCAAATACTGTTTTGCTCAGCAGGGAAACTACGGTGGTCAGCAGGCTGTCATGGACTTTGCCGTTGCAAAGGATGCTGTGGACTTACTCATGAAAAGCTCTTCTTCCTGGGCAGATATTGATTTTTTTGGTGGTGAGCCGCTTATTGCTTGGGACACCGTTGAGCAAACCCTAGCTTATGCCACAGAAAGAGCCATGGCAAAGAACAAGAAAGTAAGGTTTTCTCTGACCACTAATGGACTGCTACTAACCCCGGATAAGCTGGATGTACTTGATCGGTACAATGTAAATCTGACATTGTCACTGGATGGTCCAAGGGTGGTTCATGACAAGTTTCGCGTTGACAGAGCAGGAGATGGCACCTTCGACAAGGTCATTGAAGCTTTCAAAGAGGTAGAGCGGAGACGCCAAGGGAAAAACTACTACGTACGAGGCACTTTCACCCATGACACACTGAATTTCTCAGAGTCTGTCACGTTTTTGGTGGATCAGGGTTTCAAGACCATTTCTATGGAGCCAGTAACAGGCGAAGGGCTACCATGGAGCATAAAATGGTCTGATTTGCCCATAATTGAGCAGCAGTACGAAAAGTTAGCAAATTTCTATTTGATGCGCGCTAAGGAAGGAAATGATAAGAGATTTTACTTTTACCACTTTGAGCTCAACCCAATGAATCCACCCTCAGTGTTAAGGCGTTTTACTGGTTGTGGAGCTGGTGTGGAATACCTCGCGGTAAACCCAAAGGGAGATATCTTCCCCTGTCACCAATTTGACAACGTCCTGTCATACAAAATGGGTAACGTTGGACAAGCTGCGGTAAAGCCACATCCTGATTTTGTGAAAGCCCACGCACTCAACAAAAAACATTGTCAAGGATGCTGGGCAAGAGCTTTGTGCGGTGGCGGTTGCCATGCAGATAGCTTTTTCACCACGGGGAACATATGGGGCCAGAACCCCCTAAGCTGTGAAATTGTAAGAATGAGGCTTCGGTACGCCTTGGCAGTTAATGCTGTCTTGCAGGACTTTACCTAGAATGAGCGATTGTCACTAAGTGACAGCGTCGTTATCCACAGTTAGTAAAGCTGAAACCACAGCATTCTTTAGCTCATCCAGATTAGTTCCCTTTAGGGCAGAAACGGAAATACCGTCTTGTAATACGGGGCCCTTGTACAGGTCTAGCTTGTTATACACCTTAATCACGGGTCTGTCGCCCGCACCTAGTTCTTCGAGAATGCGCATGACTGTTCTTTCCTGCTCATCCATGATGGGGCTGCTAAGGTCAATAACATGGAGTATGAGGTCGCTGTAACGAATCACTTCTAAGGTGGACTTAAAAGCGTCTAATACTTTTTCAGGCATGAAATTGACAAAACCAACAGTGTCTACCAAGATTACTGGTTTGCCTTCCAGGTTAAGAAACCGTCGGTGTCGAGTGTCCAGCGTGGCAAAAACTTTATCATCAGCGTAACTAGGCTTTGACGTTTTCGAAAAGGCGTTAAGCAAGGTGGACTTACCAGCATTGGTGTAACCCACAATCGATACTTGCATGGTATTACGAACTCTTTGTTTGCTCGTAGTGACTCTACGAGCCTCAGCTTCCTTGAGCTCTTTTTCCAGTTTCCTTATGCGTCCTCTGATTACACGTTTTAGGATCTCCAGCTTGGTTTCACCAGGTCCTCTGGTACCAATTCCTCCACCCAAACGAGACATGACTCCACCTAATCCGTAAATCCTTGGATACAAGTAATTCAACCCAGCCAATTCCACCTGAAGTTTACTTTCTTTTGTCACAGCACGCCTTCGGAAGATTTCCAAAATGACCTGTGTTCTGTCCCACACCTGAGCAGGTTCAAGCATTGCCTCCAATGCCCTTACTTGCCTTGGGGAGAGTTCTTCATTAAATATGACCGCATCCACACCCAAATCCTTAACCATGGCAGAGAGCTCCTTTACCTTGCCCTCCCCCATAAAGTACTTAACATCAGGCTCCCTCTTTTGAATGACTACTGACTCAACCTCAAATCCGATAACTTTTGCAAGTTCTTTGATCTCCTGAATGTCGTAATCCAGAAGGGCGCTGTCTATGTGGTTATGTAGCAAATAAGCAATAACCGCTTTCATCTGTTAAACAACCTCTCTATGAGTGCTTCATCCAGTTTGACCACCGCAGGTCTGCCATGTGGATCATAGCTCACGTCCAGTACTTTCAAACCCTCAACAACCAGTGCTTCTATTTCCATGGGTGAAAGCTTCTGCCCGGCTTTCACAGCTGATTTGCATGCTAGATCAGCTCTTGTCTTCTCAATGTTGCCCTTTATGCTTTCCAAATCGTCAATTATTACGTCTAAAGAACGGCTCAAAAGGAGTAGAGAAGGCACAGCTTTAATAAGATAACCTCCCCTAACCTGCTGAAGTTCAAAGCCCATCTCTGTTAAAGCTTGCGCTGTTTCCTCATCCACGCTACAAAACAAAGGTTCCAGCAAAAACTGCACTCCATAAAGGCTGGATAACCTCCAGTAATTTATCTTTTCGTTTACTGCATGCTGATCCCAAAGTTCGTAAACACCATCTCTTTTAATAAGAATGTATGTATCATACAGATAATCCTTGATTTCAAAACCTTTTGAAACTGCAGAGCCCACGTCCTTCTGGTTTTGCAACACTTCTTTTTGGAACAGCATGTAGTTCTCACGCATTGTTTCACTAACTACGGTAGGCGCGTCATTTGGCGTGGTAGTCCACGCTTCTGATTGATAATGCGGCATTCCACCATTAGTCTTAAAATCAATGCCAAGCCCTCCAGCTTCACCCCTAACTTGAGTGATAAGCTCTTGAAGTGCCTGCCTAAGCCATACTTGAGATTTAAACCTAATATCCAGTTTTTGAGGATGCACGTTCACATCCACCTGATCTGGTTCAACGTTAAGACGAAGAACCATTACGGGCAGATTAGCTCCTCCCCACATGTCTTTGAGTATGCGAAGCACTTGGAAGTAGGCAGAACCTTTAATGAGTCGGCCATTCACAGACAAAATCAGTTCTCCAACTATGTTGGGGTTTAAATAAATGTCCAATTCGCCCTGCGAAGCTGTGAAAGCACGAAATTGGGCTTTTTGACCAAATAAGCTGTAGAACCGCTCCTCCGCAGATAACTGCGGTGGGACATGCCAAATGACGCCTTTTTCGCTGGTGAAAGTCCACTGAACATTTGGGTAAATGAGTACCATGGACTGCAGGAACTTCTGGATATGGGAAAATTCTGTGGAAGCAGACCGAAGAAATTTCTTACGGGCTGGCAGATTAAAGAACAGATCACGAACGATGACACGAGTACCTTTAGGAGATGCCACAGGCTTGCATAGTAAGAGTTCGCCGCCTCTTATGCGTAGCTGACCTGAAGTTTCCCCGTCACAGCTGAAAATGGTCAAATCAGCCACATCAGCAATACTTGCCAAAGCTTCACCCCGGAACCCAAGTGTAGCAATGCTATCTAAATCCTCAACTGAGCCAATCTTACTTGTGGTAAAACGCTTTACAGCCAATGGCAACTCTTCAAAAGGCATGCCACAGCCGTTATCGCTGACCATGATTTCATCCAAGCCGCCGTTAATCACTGAGACCCTTATGTCAGTGGCACCTGCATCCAGCGCGTTTTCTACCAATTCCTTGACCACAGATACTGGACGTTCTATGACTTCTCCAGCTGCAATCTTTGATCTGACTTCCAATGGCAGTTCTCTAATCATTAAAACAACCTCATCTGTTTCGCCTCAGGTTTTTGAAATAGATCCTGACTACTTAGTTTTTGAAACACCTTACTTGCCTCGCTTAGGACATTAGGAGGTACGCCAGCTAAAGCTGCCACCTCCAGACCGTAGGCTTTATCTGAGACGCCTTGTTCGATTCTGTAAAGGAATGTGAGTCCCTCTTCAGTCTCAGCCACTTGTGCTGCCAAAAAGAGCACTGGCAGGTCAGCAGAGAGCTCAGCTATTTCAGGGTAATGTGTGGAGATAAGCGCGAAAGGCTTATGCTTCCTCATGGAAAGCTCCTTTATGACAGCCCACGCGATGGCTAATCCGTCAGCCACAGCAGTGCCTCTACCTACTTCATCCATGACCACCAAGGAATACTCGTCGCTCTCACGCAAAATGCGTGCTATTTGCGTCATTTCCACCATGAAAGTACTACGGCCGTAGATAATTTCGTCAGCAGCACCCATGCGAGCAAATATTTTCTTGGTTAAGGGAACAACAGCTTCCTGAGCTGGCACAAAACTTCCCATGTGCGCCAACAAAACGATTATGGCAGTTTGCCTCAGGAACGTGGACTTCCCAGCCATATTAGGGCCGGTTACCAAAGCCGTACGCACACTTCCATCAAGCTCCACACTGTTCGGCACAAAAGGAACATCGCTGTACCATTCCACCACGGGATGTTTGCCATTCTTTATCCTTAGTATCCTCTCTGGGACAATTTGCGGCTTTGTCCAACCCATTTTTCTCGCTGCCAGACTCAGCGACGCAGCAACGTCCACGTAAGCTATCCACTCCGCCGCACGGCGCAAATACGAAAGGCTATCAGCCAGTTTTTTTACTAATTCAGCAAACAGTTCTTTTTCTTTTTCCTCAATACGGCTGTAAGCGTCTTGTACTCGAGATTCAAATTCTAAAAGCTCCTTGGTTACAAAGCGTTCTGCATTTACCAAGGTTTGCCTCTTCATGTAATAGGGAGGTACATCCTTAGATCTGGATTTTGGCACCTCAATGTAGTAGCCAAAAGTGTCATTGTATCCAACCTTGAGATTCTTTATACCCGTTCTTTCTTTTTCAGTGCTTTCAAACTCTGCTAACCACTTTTGACTTTCCCTAGCAAATGATAGCAATTCCCCAAAATCTGCGTCCCAATCAGGCTTTATTACATCGCCAGAACCTATTTCTGCATCTACGCCGGTCAAGCTCTCATTCAAAAGCTCTAGAACATTGCTAACATCGGACACCGATTTGCTCACTAAATCCCGTACCTGAGAAGATAAAAGCTGCTCATACCGCTGCAAGCCCTCTTTGATGTCCAGAAGATGTTTCACCTTAACGTTGCTGCCTTCCTGAATAACACTGCAGATCCTCTCAAGGTCGGCAATCCCTCTAAGCTTCACGCGAACGTCCTCTAAAACCGAAGGATGCATCACAAAAAACTCTACCAAATCAAGGTGACTATTGATTTTTTCAATGTTTGACCAAGGTGCTATGAGGCGCCTGTAGAGTTCACGGTGCCCCATGGCGGTTAACGTACTATCGAGCAGTTCAAGAAGCGACCCTTTTTTCGAGTTAGTCACAGGATTGTAAACCAGCTCCAAAGCTCTAACCGCTTCAGGTGGAATTTGAATATGATCCTGCTCTTCACTTCTTAAATGCAGTTCGGGACTGGCTTTTAGCTCCATTAGGTAGCGCTTGCCTATTTCCTCTAAGCTTGGAGCATCATCCACTACCGTGACCACCAAGTTATATAGCTTCTCTAGAAGTTTCTTGATTAATGGGTGGTCAGCTGATGTGTTGGGTACTAGTAGTTCCCTGGGCATGAACGTATAAAAGTAGTCCTCCACTGTATTGGTGCCTTCAGTAACGGGGATCTTCTCCAACATGAAATCGCCAGTACTGACGTCCAAGAACAAAAGTTCAAACATTTGATGTTTTACCCGTAGTATGGCTAACCAAACATGTTCTTGTGTCCCTTCCACAAAGGTGCTAGGCGTGTAAATGCGTATGATGTCTCGTTTCACCAAACCCTTGGCTTTTCGGGGATCTTCCATTTGCTCACAAACGGCCACTTTAAACCCTTCACTCACCAACCTGCTCACATAGGATTCAAAAGCATGGTGAGGCACACCGCACATGGGCACTTTGTTGCCCTTGCCAAACTCTCTGGATGTTAAGACAATCTGCAATACTTCTGATGCTTTCACAGCATCGTCGTAGAAAAACTCGTAGAAATCACCCAGGCGGAAGGCTAAAAGTATGTCATTACCCACTTCCCGCTTCAGTTCCCAGTACTGAGCGGCCATGGGTGTAAGTTCTCTATCCTTCATAATCGTCTGTTTATATTCTAAACGTTTTTCCTCCCTTTACTGGCACTTTCCAATACCACGTATGATGCTCTTGTTTTCCCTTTCTCCTTTCAAGTAGTTGCCACTTTTCACTTACACTTTTTATTACCTACACCTATTAGATTATTAGAATAAATTCGCTAATAGGCTATCTCCAAGATTTTCTCTACATCTTCTTGGGCAAGCTCTTTCACGGTACCCAATTTACCCAGCTGCGTAGCGTTTTGAGCAATTGCCGGAATTTCAGATTTTTCAAGATTCAATTCCCTAAGACTGATTGGTAGCCCCCACCTCTTGTAGGTTGATTTTAGTCTTTCTACAGCCGTCAATACATCGTCAGTGTCCCAAACGTTTCTTGCCCAGCGTCTAAAAGTGGGCTCATTTTCTTTCCAAACATGGGTTATCCACGCAGGAAAAACCACAGCTAAACCGGCACCATGCGCCACCTCAGGATGCAAGGCACTTATGGCATGTTCAATATCGTGGCTAGCCCAGTCGCCTTTAAGCTGAGCAGCACTCACACCATTTAAAGCCAGCGTGGCTGCCCAAGCTAAGTTTGCTCTTGCCTCCAAATCATCCTCATTGAGCATGAGTTTGTCAGTGGCATCGATGATGGCTTTGGTCAGTGCCTCATCCACGTAGAGTGTGGTTTCATTGCCGCCACCACTGAAATAGCTTTCCATGATGTGAGACAAAGCATCGCAAGCACCGTTAGCTGTTTGGTTCCAAGGAAGGGTTCGCTGCACAGAAGGGTCAATAATGCTCACTTTGGGATAAACCAGTGGACTGTGATTACCTAATTTTTGCTTGGTCTCCTCGTTCGTTATGACAAAGTTACCGTTGCATTCAGACCCCGTAGCAGAAATAGTTAACACAACAAAAAGGGGAAGTGCTTGCTTGATTTTCTCTTTTCCCAAGAAGGATGCCCATACATCATCCAAGTAAATGCCAGAAGCGATAGCTTTTGCAGTGTCAATAACACTACCACCACCTACAGCCAGGACTCCATCGACTCCACTTTCTTTAGCCAAAGATATACCTTCCATGACCTTACTGAGCACTGGATTTGGGACTACACCCCAAAGCTCAACCCAATCAATACCTTGTTCCTGAAGAGATGCTATGACGGTGTCGTAAACCCCATTTTTCTTTATGGAACCACCACCAGCAACGAGTAGCACTTTCTTTACATTGGACTTTTTAATCTCAGATCCGACTTCTTTTATCCTACCCACACCAAAGAGAACTCTTGTTGGGGTATAAAACGTAAAATTGATCATGTAAGTGTTCACCTCCAACAGTGATATACCTTACAAAGCTTAAGTATATTCAATTAAAACAGTTGATTGCGTGTGTGTTTCTTTTCAGAAAGCCACATGGTAAACTGAGCTTATGAAGACTAAGGTTGTCGCTCTTTTGTGTTTAGTTGTGTTCTTTTTGGCAGGATGCAGCCCCGCTGCAAATGGTAATGTCACCAGTTCTAGTAGTGCAAGAGCTGAGGGTGGAAAATACGAAGGGCAACCACCATTACCCGAAACGCCCCAGCAAACGTTAGAGCGGTACATCATCAACACCTATAAACGCAACTATGAAACTTTTTACCAAGTGGACAGCGTTTCTTTGACCTTCGTGAGCGAAAACACAAACAAAAATACCTATACAGCTACTGTTTTAATGAAAGCAGTGAAAACGCTAAAGTACAAGACAGTGGATGAGCTTCCCTTCATAAAAGGTGCTCTAGGTGCTTTAGGTCTGCAAAGCTACCCAT
The genomic region above belongs to Coprothermobacter proteolyticus DSM 5265 and contains:
- a CDS encoding iron-containing alcohol dehydrogenase, with amino-acid sequence MINFTFYTPTRVLFGVGRIKEVGSEIKKSNVKKVLLVAGGGSIKKNGVYDTVIASLQEQGIDWVELWGVVPNPVLSKVMEGISLAKESGVDGVLAVGGGSVIDTAKAIASGIYLDDVWASFLGKEKIKQALPLFVVLTISATGSECNGNFVITNEETKQKLGNHSPLVYPKVSIIDPSVQRTLPWNQTANGACDALSHIMESYFSGGGNETTLYVDEALTKAIIDATDKLMLNEDDLEARANLAWAATLALNGVSAAQLKGDWASHDIEHAISALHPEVAHGAGLAVVFPAWITHVWKENEPTFRRWARNVWDTDDVLTAVERLKSTYKRWGLPISLRELNLEKSEIPAIAQNATQLGKLGTVKELAQEDVEKILEIAY